From the genome of Streptomyces sp. NBC_01317, one region includes:
- a CDS encoding adenine phosphoribosyltransferase has product MTDASTRDLLLSRIRDVADHPKPGIVFKDITPLLADPKAFSALTDALAALCVAYGATKVVGLEARGFILAAPVAVRAGLGFIPVRKAGKLPGATLSQSYELEYGTAEMEVHAEDLGEGDRVIVIDDVLATGGTAEASVELVRRAGAEVVGVAVLLELAFLGGRARLEPSLRGAPLEALLTF; this is encoded by the coding sequence GTGACCGACGCCAGCACCAGGGACCTGCTCCTCAGCCGTATCCGTGATGTCGCGGACCACCCGAAGCCCGGGATCGTCTTCAAGGACATCACCCCGCTGCTGGCGGACCCGAAGGCGTTCTCGGCGCTGACGGACGCGCTCGCCGCGCTGTGCGTCGCGTACGGGGCGACGAAGGTCGTCGGCCTGGAGGCCCGCGGCTTCATCCTGGCCGCGCCGGTCGCGGTCCGGGCGGGCCTGGGCTTCATCCCCGTACGCAAGGCGGGCAAGCTCCCGGGCGCGACCCTGTCGCAGTCCTACGAGCTGGAGTACGGCACCGCCGAGATGGAGGTCCACGCCGAGGACCTGGGGGAGGGGGACCGCGTCATCGTCATCGACGACGTCCTCGCCACCGGGGGCACGGCGGAGGCCTCCGTGGAGCTGGTCCGGCGGGCCGGGGCCGAGGTCGTGGGGGTGGCGGTCCTTCTGGAGCTGGCCTTCCTGGGCGGCCGGGCCCGTCTGGAGCCGTCGCTGCGCGGCGCCCCGCTGGAGGCGCTGCTCACGTTCTGA
- a CDS encoding peptidylprolyl isomerase, with protein MAGTDQRRRQLAREKFERQQQRRVEARQKAKRRNVIIASVLAVVVAAGGAAYAVGGLTDSDKDGKSDAAAPATSPPASPEPTEAASPEPKITIDKTAEYTMSLKTNVGDIAIAMDAAKTPSTVNSFKSLADKKYFDNTKCHRLTTQGIYVLQCGDPKGDGTGGPGYTIPDENLKSLGKPAADGAVTYKAGTVAMANTGQPHTGGSQFFLVYKDTKLPPTYTPFGTMDADSLKVVDAVAKAGVDGATGDGAPKKAVTIEKGTVDKA; from the coding sequence GTGGCAGGGACCGATCAGCGGCGGCGGCAGCTCGCCCGGGAGAAGTTCGAGCGGCAGCAGCAGCGCAGGGTGGAGGCCCGTCAGAAGGCCAAGCGGCGCAATGTCATCATCGCGTCCGTGCTGGCCGTCGTGGTGGCCGCCGGCGGCGCCGCGTACGCCGTGGGCGGTCTGACCGACAGCGACAAGGACGGCAAGAGCGACGCCGCGGCCCCGGCGACCTCTCCCCCGGCGTCGCCCGAGCCGACCGAGGCAGCCTCCCCCGAGCCGAAGATCACGATCGACAAGACGGCCGAGTACACGATGTCGCTCAAGACGAACGTGGGGGACATCGCCATCGCGATGGACGCCGCGAAGACGCCGAGCACCGTGAACTCGTTCAAGTCCCTGGCGGACAAGAAGTACTTCGACAACACGAAGTGCCACCGTCTGACCACCCAGGGTATCTACGTGCTCCAGTGCGGCGACCCCAAGGGCGACGGTACGGGCGGCCCCGGCTACACGATCCCGGACGAGAACCTCAAGTCCCTGGGCAAGCCGGCCGCCGACGGCGCGGTGACGTACAAGGCAGGGACGGTCGCGATGGCCAATACCGGCCAGCCGCACACCGGTGGCAGCCAGTTCTTCCTCGTGTACAAGGACACCAAACTGCCCCCCACGTACACCCCGTTCGGCACGATGGACGCGGACAGCCTGAAGGTCGTGGATGCCGTGGCCAAGGCCGGTGTGGACGGTGCCACGGGCGACGGCGCCCCCAAGAAGGCCGTCACCATCGAGAAGGGCACGGTCGACAAGGCGTGA
- the ruvB gene encoding Holliday junction branch migration DNA helicase RuvB: MNWDDTGADTQAPDDRDDRLVAPSADGEDQAVEAALRPKSLDEFVGQERVREQLDLVLKAALARGATADHVLLSGAPGLGKTTLSMIIAAEMNAPIRITSGPAIQHAGDLAAILSSLQEGEVLFLDEIHRMSRPAEEMLYMAMEDFRVDVIVGKGPGATAIPLELPPFTLVGATTRAGLLPPPLRDRFGFTGHMEFYESAELERVIHRSAQLLDLEIDTEGAAEIAGRSRGTPRIANRLLRRVRDYAQVKADGVINREIAQVALAVYEVDARGLDRLDRAVLRALLKLFGGGPVGLSTLAVAVGEERETVEEVAEPFLVREGLLARTPRGRVATPAAWAHLGLVPPRQAPGAAGQQGLFGT, from the coding sequence GTGAACTGGGACGACACCGGCGCCGACACACAGGCACCCGACGACAGGGACGACCGGCTCGTCGCCCCGTCCGCGGACGGGGAGGACCAGGCCGTCGAAGCGGCCCTGCGCCCCAAGTCGCTGGACGAGTTCGTGGGCCAGGAGCGGGTCCGCGAGCAGCTCGACCTGGTCCTCAAGGCGGCGCTCGCCCGCGGCGCCACCGCCGACCACGTGCTGCTCTCCGGCGCGCCGGGACTCGGCAAGACCACCCTCTCCATGATCATCGCGGCCGAGATGAACGCCCCGATCCGCATCACCTCGGGCCCCGCCATCCAGCACGCCGGCGACCTCGCGGCGATCCTCTCCTCCCTCCAGGAGGGTGAGGTCCTCTTCCTCGACGAGATCCACCGCATGTCCCGGCCCGCCGAGGAGATGCTCTACATGGCGATGGAGGACTTCCGGGTCGACGTCATCGTCGGCAAGGGCCCCGGCGCCACCGCCATCCCGCTGGAGCTGCCGCCCTTCACCCTGGTCGGCGCCACCACGCGGGCCGGTCTGCTGCCGCCCCCGCTGCGTGACCGGTTCGGCTTCACCGGTCACATGGAGTTCTACGAGAGCGCCGAGCTGGAGCGCGTCATCCACCGTTCGGCCCAGCTCCTCGACCTGGAGATCGACACGGAGGGCGCCGCCGAGATCGCCGGGCGCTCGCGCGGCACGCCCCGTATCGCCAACCGCCTGCTGCGGCGGGTACGGGACTACGCCCAGGTCAAGGCCGACGGCGTGATCAACCGCGAGATCGCCCAGGTCGCCCTCGCGGTGTACGAGGTCGACGCGCGGGGTCTCGACCGCCTCGACCGGGCCGTGCTCAGGGCCCTCCTCAAGCTCTTCGGCGGCGGTCCCGTGGGCCTGTCGACCCTGGCCGTGGCCGTGGGGGAGGAGCGTGAGACGGTGGAGGAGGTCGCCGAGCCGTTCCTCGTACGGGAGGGCCTGCTGGCCCGCACCCCCCGCGGCCGGGTCGCCACCCCCGCGGCCTGGGCGCACCTGGGGCTCGTGCCCCCGCGGCAGGCCCCGGGCGCAGCGGGACAACAGGGTCTGTTCGGGACGTGA
- the yajC gene encoding preprotein translocase subunit YajC has translation MSPVTLLPFIVLIGAMFLMTRSAKKKQQAAAQMRSDMQPGTGVRTIGGMYATVKEVHEDMVILEVAPGVHAVYAKNSIGAVLDDDEYNRIVHGDDLTSDDTVVPDDASSLIDADATDADATHGVAKIDLGKRPEADEADEAKADKEEPAAAEVKAEVKAAETKDAKAEGEADAK, from the coding sequence GTGAGTCCAGTGACCCTTCTCCCCTTCATCGTGCTCATCGGGGCCATGTTCCTGATGACCCGGTCCGCCAAGAAGAAGCAGCAGGCCGCCGCGCAGATGCGCAGCGACATGCAGCCCGGCACCGGCGTCCGGACGATCGGCGGCATGTACGCCACGGTGAAGGAGGTGCACGAGGACATGGTCATTCTTGAGGTCGCTCCCGGCGTACACGCCGTCTACGCCAAGAACTCCATCGGCGCGGTGCTGGACGACGACGAGTACAACCGCATCGTGCACGGCGACGACCTGACGTCCGACGACACCGTCGTCCCCGACGACGCCTCGTCGCTCATCGACGCCGACGCCACCGACGCGGATGCCACCCACGGCGTTGCCAAGATCGACCTGGGCAAGCGCCCCGAGGCCGACGAGGCGGACGAGGCCAAGGCCGACAAGGAGGAGCCCGCGGCGGCCGAGGTCAAGGCCGAGGTCAAGGCGGCCGAGACCAAGGACGCCAAGGCCGAGGGCGAAGCGGACGCGAAGTAG
- a CDS encoding RelA/SpoT family protein encodes MPDEAQPLAAATPEQHAAQAAARPAAPQDKAAADKAAAADTSAPKAAENGRPAPGTPAPVEPQAAKPAPELPSTPVTAPKPAPATPPRTGGSSNRVRARLARLGVQRSSTYNPVLEPLLRTVRGNDPKIETATLRQIENAYQVAERWHRGQKRKSGDPYITHPLAVTTILAELGMDPATLMAGLLHDTVEDTEYGLDTLRRDFGDQVALLVDGVTKLDRVKFGEAAQAETVRKMVVAMAKDPRVLVIKLADRLHNMRTMRYLKREKQEKKARETLEIYAPLAHRLGMNTIKWELEDLAFAILYPKMYDEIVRLVAERAPKRDEYLAIVTDEVQSDLRAARIKATVTGRPKHYYSVYQKMIVRGRDFAEIYDLVGIRVLVDTVRDCYAALGTVHARWNPVPGRFKDYIAMPKFNMYQSLHTTVIGPNGKPVELQIRTFDMHRRAEYGIAAHWKYKQEAVAGTSKVRTDVPRSTSRVGGQDTVNDMAWLRQLLDWQKETEDPSEFLESLRFDLSRNEVFVFTPKGDVIALPAGATPVDFAYAVHTEVGHRTIGARVNGRLVPLESTLDNGDLVEVFTSKASGAGPSRDWLGFVKSPRARNKIRGWFSKERRDEAIEQGKDAIAKAMRKQNLPIQRILTGDSLVTLAHEMRYPDISSLYAAIGEGHVTAQSVVQKLVQALGGEEAANEDIAETAPPSHGRSKRRSSADPGVVVKGVDDVWVKLARCCTPVPGDPIIGFVTRGAGVSVHRADCVNVDSLSQQPERMLEVEWAPTQSSVFLVAIQVEALDRSRLLSDVTRVLSDQHVNILSAAVQTSRDRVATSRFTFEMGDPKHLGHVLKAVRGVEGVYDVYRVTSARRP; translated from the coding sequence TTGCCAGACGAGGCACAGCCACTGGCCGCCGCGACGCCCGAGCAGCACGCAGCCCAGGCCGCGGCGCGGCCGGCCGCGCCCCAGGACAAGGCGGCCGCGGACAAGGCGGCCGCCGCGGACACGTCCGCGCCGAAGGCGGCGGAGAACGGCCGGCCGGCGCCGGGCACCCCCGCGCCCGTGGAGCCGCAGGCCGCGAAGCCCGCGCCCGAGCTGCCCTCGACCCCGGTCACCGCCCCCAAGCCGGCGCCCGCGACCCCGCCCCGTACCGGCGGGTCCTCCAACCGGGTACGGGCCAGGCTCGCGCGGCTCGGCGTGCAGCGCTCGTCCACGTACAACCCGGTCCTGGAGCCGCTCCTGCGGACCGTGCGCGGCAACGACCCGAAGATCGAGACCGCCACGCTGCGCCAGATCGAGAACGCGTACCAGGTCGCCGAGCGCTGGCACCGCGGCCAGAAGCGCAAGAGCGGCGACCCGTACATCACGCACCCCCTCGCCGTGACGACGATCCTCGCCGAGCTGGGCATGGACCCCGCCACCCTGATGGCGGGCCTGCTGCACGACACGGTCGAGGACACCGAGTACGGCCTGGACACCCTGCGCCGTGACTTCGGCGACCAGGTCGCGCTGCTGGTCGACGGCGTGACCAAGCTGGACCGCGTCAAGTTCGGCGAGGCCGCGCAGGCCGAGACCGTACGCAAGATGGTCGTGGCCATGGCCAAGGACCCGCGTGTCCTGGTCATCAAGCTCGCCGACCGGCTGCACAACATGCGCACGATGCGGTACCTCAAGCGGGAGAAGCAGGAGAAGAAGGCCCGCGAGACGCTGGAGATCTACGCGCCGCTGGCCCACCGCCTGGGCATGAACACCATCAAGTGGGAGCTGGAGGACCTCGCCTTCGCGATCCTCTACCCCAAGATGTACGACGAGATCGTGCGGCTCGTCGCCGAGCGCGCCCCCAAGCGGGACGAATACCTCGCCATAGTGACCGACGAGGTGCAGTCCGACCTGCGCGCGGCCCGGATCAAGGCCACCGTCACCGGCCGGCCGAAGCACTACTACAGCGTCTACCAGAAGATGATCGTCCGCGGCCGTGACTTCGCGGAGATCTACGACCTGGTGGGCATCCGTGTCCTGGTCGACACCGTCCGTGACTGCTACGCGGCGCTCGGCACCGTCCACGCCCGGTGGAACCCGGTCCCGGGGCGGTTCAAGGACTACATCGCGATGCCCAAGTTCAACATGTACCAGTCGCTGCACACGACGGTCATCGGCCCCAACGGCAAGCCCGTCGAGCTCCAGATCCGTACGTTCGACATGCACCGCCGCGCCGAGTACGGCATCGCCGCGCACTGGAAGTACAAGCAGGAGGCCGTCGCCGGCACCTCCAAGGTCCGCACCGACGTGCCCCGGTCCACCAGCAGGGTCGGCGGCCAGGACACCGTCAACGACATGGCGTGGCTGCGCCAGCTCCTCGACTGGCAGAAGGAGACCGAGGACCCCAGCGAGTTCCTGGAGTCCCTGCGCTTCGACCTGTCGCGCAACGAGGTCTTCGTCTTCACGCCGAAGGGCGACGTCATAGCGCTGCCGGCCGGGGCCACCCCCGTCGACTTCGCCTACGCCGTCCACACGGAGGTCGGCCACCGGACCATAGGGGCACGGGTCAACGGGCGGCTCGTCCCGCTCGAATCGACGCTCGACAACGGTGATCTGGTGGAGGTCTTCACCTCCAAGGCGTCCGGGGCGGGCCCGTCCCGCGACTGGCTGGGTTTCGTCAAGTCGCCGCGTGCCAGGAACAAGATCCGTGGGTGGTTCTCCAAGGAGCGCCGCGACGAGGCCATCGAGCAGGGCAAGGACGCCATCGCCAAGGCGATGCGCAAGCAGAACCTGCCGATCCAGCGGATCCTCACCGGCGACTCCCTGGTCACCCTCGCGCACGAGATGCGCTACCCGGACATCTCGTCCTTGTACGCGGCGATCGGCGAGGGCCATGTGACGGCGCAGAGCGTCGTCCAGAAGCTGGTGCAGGCCCTCGGCGGCGAGGAGGCGGCCAACGAGGACATCGCCGAGACGGCCCCGCCGTCGCACGGCCGCAGCAAGCGCCGCTCCAGCGCGGACCCCGGCGTGGTCGTCAAGGGCGTGGACGACGTGTGGGTGAAGCTCGCCCGCTGCTGTACGCCGGTGCCGGGCGATCCGATCATCGGGTTTGTCACGCGGGGCGCGGGCGTTTCCGTGCACCGCGCGGACTGCGTCAACGTGGACTCGCTCTCGCAACAGCCCGAACGCATGCTCGAAGTCGAGTGGGCGCCGACCCAGTCGTCGGTGTTCCTGGTCGCCATCCAGGTCGAGGCGCTGGACCGGTCGCGGCTGCTGTCGGACGTCACGCGCGTCCTCTCCGACCAGCACGTCAACATCCTGTCGGCGGCGGTCCAGACGTCACGCGACCGGGTGGCCACCTCACGCTTCACCTTCGAGATGGGCGACCCCAAGCACCTCGGGCACGTCCTGAAGGCGGTACGGGGCGTGGAGGGCGTGTACGACGTCTACCGGGTGACGTCGGCGCGCAGGCCGTAA
- the secF gene encoding protein translocase subunit SecF yields the protein MSRLGALGARLYRGEVGYDFIGKRKVWYGLSILITITAILGLAVQGLNMGIEFKGGAVFTTPKTSISVSQAQTDAQEAAGHDAIVQKLGNGTLRIQVTELSQAQADKVKTQLAKDLSVDENKIAADIVGPSWGETIANKAWTGLAVFMVLVVIYLAIAFEWRMAVAALIALIHDLTITVGVYALVGFEVTPGTVIGLLTILGYSLYDTVVVFDSLKEGSKGITKQTRWYYSEVANRSINGTLVRSINTTVVALLPVAGLLFIGGGVLGAGMLNDISLSLFVGLAAGAYSSIFIATPLVADLKERDPQMKALKKRVLAKRAAAAAKGEPAEGSEETDVRYDDEPEDAPHGVATAAAVAGPRSSRGGRGRPSGRRR from the coding sequence ATGTCGCGACTCGGCGCACTCGGCGCCCGGCTGTACCGCGGTGAGGTCGGCTACGACTTCATCGGCAAGCGGAAGGTCTGGTACGGGCTCTCGATCCTGATCACCATCACGGCCATCCTCGGCCTGGCGGTGCAGGGCCTCAACATGGGCATCGAGTTCAAGGGCGGTGCCGTCTTCACCACCCCGAAGACGAGCATCTCCGTCTCGCAGGCCCAGACGGACGCCCAGGAGGCGGCCGGCCACGACGCCATCGTCCAGAAGCTCGGCAACGGGACCCTCAGGATCCAGGTCACCGAGCTGAGCCAGGCGCAGGCCGACAAGGTCAAGACGCAGCTGGCGAAGGACCTGAGCGTCGACGAGAACAAGATCGCCGCCGACATCGTCGGTCCCAGCTGGGGCGAGACGATCGCCAACAAGGCCTGGACGGGCCTGGCGGTCTTCATGGTCCTGGTGGTGATCTATCTCGCCATCGCCTTCGAGTGGCGGATGGCCGTCGCCGCCCTCATCGCCCTGATCCACGACCTCACCATCACCGTCGGGGTGTACGCCCTGGTGGGCTTCGAGGTGACGCCGGGCACCGTGATCGGTCTGCTGACGATTCTCGGTTACTCCTTGTACGACACCGTGGTCGTCTTCGACAGCCTCAAGGAGGGGTCGAAGGGCATCACCAAGCAGACCCGGTGGTACTACAGCGAGGTGGCCAACCGGTCCATCAACGGGACCCTGGTCCGCTCCATCAACACCACCGTGGTCGCGCTGCTCCCCGTCGCCGGCCTGCTCTTCATCGGTGGCGGCGTCCTGGGCGCCGGCATGCTGAACGACATCTCGCTGTCGCTCTTCGTCGGTCTCGCCGCCGGCGCGTACTCCTCGATCTTCATCGCCACTCCGCTCGTCGCCGACCTCAAGGAACGCGACCCGCAGATGAAGGCCCTGAAGAAGCGGGTGCTCGCCAAGCGCGCGGCGGCCGCGGCCAAGGGTGAGCCGGCCGAGGGGTCCGAGGAGACGGACGTGCGGTACGACGACGAGCCGGAGGACGCCCCCCACGGGGTCGCGACCGCCGCCGCCGTCGCCGGACCGCGCAGCAGCCGAGGCGGCCGGGGCCGTCCCTCGGGACGGCGGCGGTGA
- a CDS encoding DUF349 domain-containing protein, producing the protein MSSDPWGRVDETGTVYVRTADGEQVVGSWQAGSPDEALAYFERKYEGLVVEIGLLERRVKTTDLSAKDATAAIDHLRGQVDEHHSVGDLDALRKRLDALVATVDARREERKVQRAKQTDEAKVAKGALVTEAEELAQSDQWRSAGERLRALVDIWKGLPRLDRKSDDELWHRFSHARSAFSKRRKAHFAALDAQREDARKAKEKLVAEAETLSKSTDWGDTAARYRELMTDWKAAGRAQREAEDDLWNRFRGAQDVFFAARGEVFAERDAEQTENLKVKEDLATEAERLVPVKDLKAARAAFRALNERWEAVGHVPRDARPRVEGRMQAVERALQESEENEWRRTNPEARARAAGLTGQLQAAVDKLRGQIDTARAAGNNARADKLAKELEGRQALLDQALKGLQEFGG; encoded by the coding sequence GTGAGCAGCGACCCGTGGGGCCGTGTCGACGAGACGGGCACCGTGTACGTGCGTACGGCCGACGGCGAACAGGTCGTCGGATCCTGGCAGGCAGGCTCTCCGGATGAGGCTCTGGCCTATTTCGAGCGCAAGTACGAGGGCCTGGTTGTCGAGATCGGCCTCCTCGAACGGCGGGTGAAGACCACCGACCTGTCCGCGAAGGACGCGACGGCGGCCATCGACCATCTGCGCGGCCAGGTGGACGAGCACCATTCCGTGGGCGACCTGGACGCGCTGCGCAAGCGGCTCGACGCCCTGGTCGCGACGGTCGACGCGCGCCGCGAGGAGCGCAAGGTGCAGCGGGCGAAGCAGACCGACGAGGCCAAGGTGGCCAAGGGGGCGCTCGTCACCGAGGCCGAGGAGCTGGCGCAGAGCGACCAGTGGCGGTCGGCCGGCGAGCGGCTGCGGGCGCTCGTGGACATCTGGAAGGGCCTGCCCAGGCTCGACCGGAAGTCCGACGACGAGCTGTGGCACCGCTTCTCGCACGCGCGCTCGGCCTTCTCCAAGCGCCGCAAGGCGCACTTCGCCGCCCTCGACGCGCAGCGTGAGGACGCCCGTAAGGCGAAGGAGAAGCTGGTCGCCGAGGCGGAGACGCTCTCCAAGTCCACCGACTGGGGCGACACGGCCGCGCGTTACCGCGAGCTGATGACGGACTGGAAGGCGGCGGGCCGCGCCCAGCGCGAGGCCGAGGACGATCTGTGGAACCGTTTCCGCGGCGCGCAGGACGTCTTCTTCGCGGCGCGCGGTGAGGTCTTCGCCGAGCGGGACGCGGAGCAGACCGAGAACCTGAAGGTCAAGGAGGATCTCGCCACCGAGGCCGAACGGCTGGTCCCGGTGAAGGACCTCAAGGCCGCCAGGGCCGCCTTCCGCGCCCTCAACGAGCGCTGGGAGGCCGTGGGGCATGTGCCGCGCGACGCCCGGCCGCGGGTCGAGGGCCGGATGCAGGCGGTGGAGCGGGCTCTCCAGGAGTCCGAGGAGAACGAGTGGCGCCGTACGAACCCGGAGGCACGCGCGCGTGCCGCGGGTCTGACGGGTCAGCTCCAGGCCGCCGTCGACAAGCTGCGCGGGCAGATCGACACGGCGCGGGCGGCGGGCAACAACGCCAGGGCGGACAAGCTCGCCAAGGAGCTGGAGGGCCGGCAGGCACTGCTGGACCAGGCGCTCAAGGGTCTCCAGGAGTTCGGCGGCTGA
- the secD gene encoding protein translocase subunit SecD, translating into MAAPNKGRRQAGSPGRPGRTLVLFLIAMVALTGGMFWSGHVTPRLGIDLAGGTSITLQAKNTPGKPNAINKTNMDTAVNIIDRRVNGLGVSEAEVQTQGDKNIIVNIPKGTNSKQAQDQVGTTAQLFFRPVLTYAPGTPTAPEPAPSTSPSGSAKPSASGKPQADSSKSSTPSPSSTTQGRAVTDALKKAPTPTPTPGASDAPPAATTPPDPAATTPPDPATAALEKKFTALDCRDEASRTTVNQSSGPKDTIVACGQDTTGKNWDKYILGPAELDGTDVAKAKGVLDQQRGMWIVQMDFTGGGTKKFQSITGKLSQQQPPMNQFAIVLDGNVVSAPSVAQTLGASAEISGSFDQESAQNLGNILSFGALPLSFDVASTTTVTAALGGEQLHAGLIAGAIGLALVIIYLVAYYRGLSLIAILSLGASAIMTYTIMSLLGPGIGFALNLPAVCGAIVAIGITADSFIVYFERVRDEIREGRTLRPAVERAWPRARRTILVSDFVSFLAAAVLFVVTVGKVQGFAFTLGLTTVLDVVVVFFFTKPVMTLMARKKFFSEGHGWSGLDPKRLGAKPPLRRSRPNLLEEDPPEPPRRRSRVSAAPTDSKEA; encoded by the coding sequence GTGGCAGCACCTAATAAGGGCCGAAGGCAGGCAGGGTCCCCAGGCAGGCCGGGGCGCACCCTGGTCCTGTTCCTGATTGCCATGGTCGCCCTCACCGGCGGCATGTTCTGGTCCGGTCATGTCACGCCACGCCTGGGGATCGACCTCGCGGGCGGCACGAGCATCACGCTCCAGGCGAAGAACACGCCGGGCAAGCCGAACGCGATCAACAAGACCAACATGGACACCGCGGTCAACATCATCGACCGCCGCGTCAATGGTCTGGGTGTCTCCGAGGCCGAGGTTCAGACCCAGGGTGACAAGAACATCATTGTCAACATCCCCAAGGGAACGAACAGCAAGCAGGCCCAGGACCAGGTCGGTACGACGGCCCAGCTCTTCTTCCGGCCGGTGCTGACCTACGCGCCCGGTACGCCCACGGCACCGGAGCCGGCGCCCAGCACCTCCCCGAGCGGCTCCGCGAAGCCCTCGGCGAGCGGCAAGCCCCAGGCGGACAGCTCGAAGTCGTCGACGCCGAGCCCGTCGAGCACCACCCAGGGCCGGGCGGTCACGGACGCGCTCAAGAAGGCGCCGACGCCCACCCCCACCCCCGGTGCCAGTGACGCGCCCCCCGCCGCCACGACGCCTCCGGACCCGGCGGCCACGACGCCTCCGGACCCGGCCACCGCCGCCCTGGAGAAGAAGTTCACGGCGCTCGACTGCCGCGACGAGGCGTCCCGTACGACGGTCAACCAGAGCAGCGGTCCCAAGGACACGATCGTCGCCTGCGGCCAGGACACCACCGGCAAGAACTGGGACAAGTACATCCTCGGCCCGGCCGAGCTGGACGGCACCGACGTCGCCAAGGCGAAGGGCGTGCTCGACCAGCAGCGCGGCATGTGGATCGTCCAGATGGACTTCACCGGCGGCGGTACGAAGAAGTTCCAGTCGATCACCGGCAAGCTCTCGCAGCAGCAGCCCCCGATGAACCAGTTCGCGATCGTGCTCGACGGCAACGTCGTCTCGGCGCCCTCGGTGGCCCAGACCCTCGGCGCCAGCGCCGAGATCTCCGGCAGCTTCGACCAGGAGTCGGCGCAGAACCTGGGCAACATCCTGTCCTTCGGCGCGCTCCCGCTCTCCTTCGACGTGGCGAGCACCACCACGGTCACCGCCGCGCTCGGCGGTGAGCAGCTGCACGCCGGCCTCATCGCCGGTGCGATCGGCCTGGCGCTGGTCATCATCTACCTGGTGGCGTACTACCGCGGCCTGTCGCTGATCGCGATCCTCAGCCTCGGCGCCTCGGCGATCATGACGTACACGATCATGTCGCTCCTCGGCCCGGGCATCGGCTTCGCCCTGAACCTGCCCGCGGTGTGTGGTGCGATCGTTGCGATCGGTATCACCGCGGACTCGTTCATCGTGTACTTCGAGAGAGTCCGTGACGAGATCCGCGAGGGCCGCACGCTGCGCCCCGCCGTCGAGCGCGCCTGGCCGCGCGCCCGGCGCACGATCCTGGTCTCCGACTTCGTGTCGTTCCTCGCCGCCGCCGTGCTGTTCGTCGTCACGGTCGGCAAGGTCCAGGGCTTCGCGTTCACCCTCGGTCTGACCACCGTCCTCGACGTGGTCGTGGTGTTCTTCTTCACCAAGCCCGTGATGACGCTCATGGCCCGCAAGAAGTTCTTCTCCGAGGGACACGGCTGGTCCGGCCTGGACCCGAAGCGGCTCGGCGCCAAGCCGCCGCTGCGCCGTTCGCGCCCCAACCTCCTGGAAGAAGACCCGCCCGAGCCACCGCGGCGCCGCTCCCGCGTCAGCGCCGCCCCGACCGACTCGAAGGAGGCGTGA
- a CDS encoding MBL fold metallo-hydrolase, whose product MLIAGFPAGAWGTNCYLVAPAAGEECVIIDPGHQATEGVADTVRKHGLKPVAVILSHGHLDHVASVVPVCGAHDVPAWIHPADRYMMSDPEKGLGRSIGTPLMDGITVGEPSDLRVLTDGATLRLAGLDFTVAHAPGHTKGSVTFGLPEAAGGDDIPPVLFSGDLLFAGSVGRTDLPGGDHAEMLESLARVCLPLDDSTVVLSGHGPQTTIGRERATNPYLRDVAAGLGRGQDAAPRRGM is encoded by the coding sequence GTGCTCATTGCCGGGTTCCCCGCCGGGGCCTGGGGGACCAACTGCTATCTGGTCGCCCCCGCCGCGGGTGAGGAGTGCGTGATCATCGACCCCGGCCACCAGGCCACCGAGGGCGTCGCGGACACCGTACGCAAGCACGGGCTCAAGCCCGTCGCCGTCATCCTCAGCCACGGTCACCTCGACCACGTCGCCTCGGTCGTCCCCGTCTGCGGCGCGCACGACGTGCCCGCGTGGATCCACCCCGCCGACCGGTACATGATGAGCGACCCGGAGAAGGGCCTCGGCCGCTCGATCGGGACGCCGCTGATGGACGGGATCACGGTGGGCGAGCCGTCCGACCTGCGGGTGCTGACCGACGGCGCCACGCTGCGCCTGGCGGGCCTGGACTTCACCGTCGCGCACGCGCCCGGCCATACCAAGGGGTCGGTGACCTTCGGACTGCCCGAGGCCGCCGGTGGGGACGACATCCCCCCGGTGCTGTTCTCGGGTGATCTGCTGTTCGCCGGCTCCGTCGGACGCACCGACCTGCCCGGCGGCGACCACGCCGAGATGCTCGAATCGCTGGCCCGCGTGTGCCTGCCGCTCGACGACTCGACCGTGGTGCTCTCGGGCCACGGCCCCCAGACGACCATCGGCCGGGAGCGCGCCACCAACCCGTATTTGCGGGACGTGGCCGCCGGCCTCGGACGCGGCCAGGACGCCGCTCCGCGACGAGGAATGTGA